A part of Streptomyces sp. NBC_01497 genomic DNA contains:
- a CDS encoding TetR/AcrR family transcriptional regulator, with translation MSPTPQQRREARHQLGTGSGTPAARRGPSGGRKKPITVEAIIGAAFGIVETEGYEALTMRRLATALETGPSSLYAHVVNKEDLDELLIGRLCAKIDLPEPEPDRWRQQIISICTQLRDQYLRYPGISRAAFAAAPSNLDTLRVSEGMFAVLLAGGIDPQSAAWAIDSLSLYISAYSLEVSLAKERLNRSGDNWVVSRDELLRRFAALPATFPHTKRYAAELTAGTIHDRFDFSVGLLIDGLPGAR, from the coding sequence ATGTCACCGACTCCGCAGCAGCGACGCGAAGCGCGGCACCAGCTGGGCACCGGCTCCGGCACGCCCGCGGCCCGGCGCGGACCCTCCGGCGGGCGCAAGAAGCCGATCACGGTCGAGGCCATCATCGGCGCCGCGTTCGGCATCGTGGAGACGGAGGGCTACGAGGCCCTCACGATGCGGCGTCTGGCCACCGCGCTGGAGACGGGACCGTCGTCGCTCTACGCGCACGTGGTCAACAAGGAGGACCTGGACGAGCTGCTCATCGGCCGTCTGTGCGCCAAGATCGACCTGCCGGAGCCGGAGCCCGACCGCTGGCGGCAGCAGATCATCAGCATCTGCACCCAACTGCGTGACCAGTACCTGCGCTACCCGGGTATCTCGCGGGCCGCCTTCGCCGCCGCACCGTCCAACCTGGACACGCTGCGCGTCAGCGAGGGCATGTTCGCCGTCCTGCTCGCCGGGGGCATCGACCCGCAGTCCGCCGCCTGGGCGATCGACTCGCTGTCTCTGTACATCAGCGCCTACAGCCTTGAGGTCTCCCTCGCGAAGGAACGGCTCAACCGCTCGGGCGACAACTGGGTGGTCAGCCGCGACGAGCTGCTGCGCCGGTTCGCGGCACTGCCCGCCACCTTCCCCCACACCAAGCGGTACGCCGCAGAACTCACCGCCGGCACCATCCACGACCGCTTCGACTTCTCCGTCGGCCTGCTGATCGACGGGCTCCCCGGGGCCCGCTGA
- a CDS encoding SAM-dependent methyltransferase: MTRKSFHRDEIDTSRPHPARIYDYLLGGKNNYELDREAGERLAGAAPEVRIGVRANRAFLRRAVRYVVGSGVRQILDIGTGLPTSPNVHETALEVAPDVRIAYVDNDPIVNTYADALLSGAGETSVVLGDLREPGALLQHPDVRRVIDFDQPVALLLVAVVHFLADADEPGRIIATLRDALPAGSFLVLSHATGDFADRSEAQAVYDNASARLNLRSRAGVEGFFEGFELIEPGLAQVPFWRPETPPPAGSGEIGFYGGVGRRTR; the protein is encoded by the coding sequence ATGACCCGGAAGAGCTTCCACCGCGACGAGATCGACACGAGCAGGCCGCATCCCGCGCGGATCTACGACTACCTGCTCGGCGGAAAGAACAACTACGAACTCGACCGCGAGGCGGGAGAACGCCTGGCGGGTGCGGCGCCCGAGGTGCGGATCGGGGTGCGGGCCAACCGCGCGTTCCTGCGGCGTGCCGTGCGGTACGTGGTGGGCAGCGGCGTCCGCCAGATCCTCGACATCGGCACCGGACTGCCCACGTCGCCGAACGTGCACGAGACGGCCCTGGAAGTGGCGCCTGACGTGCGCATCGCCTACGTGGACAACGATCCGATCGTGAACACGTACGCCGACGCGCTGCTCAGCGGCGCGGGCGAGACGAGCGTGGTGCTCGGCGACCTGCGCGAACCCGGGGCCCTGCTGCAGCACCCGGACGTCCGCCGGGTCATCGACTTCGACCAGCCGGTGGCGCTGCTCCTGGTCGCCGTCGTGCACTTCCTCGCCGACGCCGACGAACCCGGGCGGATCATCGCCACACTGCGCGACGCGCTGCCGGCCGGCAGCTTCCTGGTGCTCTCGCACGCCACCGGGGACTTCGCCGACCGCAGCGAGGCCCAGGCCGTCTACGACAACGCCAGCGCACGCCTCAATCTGCGCTCCCGCGCCGGGGTCGAGGGTTTCTTCGAGGGCTTCGAGCTGATCGAACCGGGCCTGGCCCAGGTCCCGTTCTGGCGCCCGGAGACGCCGCCACCGGCCGGATCGGGCGAGATCGGCTTCTACGGCGGGGTGGGACGCAGGACCCGCTGA
- a CDS encoding GNAT family N-acetyltransferase — MTVRYEWRGDFDNGSLDALHAEGFGHPPDNADWRAQLEGHSLGWVCAWDEGGLVGFVNVAWDGGVHAFVLDTVVARRLRTRGIGAALIDTAAREARAANCEWLHVDFEDHLGPFYFDACGFRPTSAGLIAL; from the coding sequence GTGACGGTGAGATACGAGTGGCGCGGTGACTTCGACAACGGTTCCCTGGACGCGTTGCACGCCGAGGGCTTCGGGCATCCGCCGGACAACGCCGACTGGCGGGCTCAACTGGAGGGGCACAGTCTCGGCTGGGTCTGCGCGTGGGACGAGGGCGGCCTCGTGGGATTCGTCAACGTCGCCTGGGACGGCGGAGTCCACGCCTTCGTCCTGGACACCGTGGTGGCCCGGCGGCTACGGACGCGGGGGATCGGCGCCGCCCTGATCGACACCGCCGCGCGAGAGGCGCGCGCGGCGAACTGCGAGTGGCTGCACGTCGATTTCGAGGACCACCTGGGTCCCTTCTACTTCGACGCGTGCGGCTTCCGGCCGACGAGCGCCGGTCTGATCGCTCTCTGA
- a CDS encoding DHA2 family efflux MFS transporter permease subunit, translating to MSIIQRPPRAPTTSTLPLRTAGLVLVVVILADIMDLIDSSVANLAGPSIRADLGGDQVTVQWVLSAYTAAFALGLVTSGRLGDLLGRRRLFLLGMSGFTLASLACGLAPHVVFLIVARTLQGLCGSVMIPQGLALVKVVFPPQHLRKALTPVGPLMGLTMVAGPILAGWLLHLDLFGSQWRSIFLINVPFGVAALALGRRVLPRRGGEDPTARLDLTGVGLLTAASALLIVPLIQGRDLGWPPWTYAMMAAAIVLLALFVVSQRRSEHPVITPSLFRKRSFVVGLLIVAGFYASLSAFVLVINLLLQQGMHWTPLHTGLTLIPWALGTAVAVLLAGAVLAEKLGRATLHLGLSIAVAGLLALWWSVAHWGADITFWKLAPALLLTGFGSGLVFVPLVDFIIGDATAEEVGTGAGLLNAVQQFAGAIGVAALGTVFFTRVGHASVHSYLAAAELVFGITAGLGFLTLLLVGLLPKHAQQAHG from the coding sequence GTGTCCATTATCCAGCGCCCACCCCGGGCGCCCACCACCAGCACGCTGCCCCTGCGCACCGCGGGGCTCGTCCTGGTCGTCGTGATCCTGGCCGACATCATGGATCTGATCGACTCCAGCGTCGCCAACCTCGCGGGCCCCTCGATCCGCGCCGATCTCGGCGGTGACCAGGTCACCGTGCAGTGGGTGCTCAGCGCCTACACCGCGGCCTTCGCGCTCGGCCTCGTCACCTCAGGACGGCTCGGGGACCTGCTCGGGCGCCGACGACTGTTCCTGCTCGGCATGAGCGGCTTCACCCTGGCCTCGCTCGCCTGCGGTCTCGCCCCCCACGTGGTCTTCCTGATCGTCGCCCGGACGCTGCAGGGCCTGTGCGGATCGGTCATGATCCCGCAGGGACTGGCCCTGGTGAAGGTCGTCTTCCCGCCCCAGCACCTGCGCAAGGCGCTGACCCCGGTCGGCCCGCTGATGGGCCTGACCATGGTGGCCGGACCCATCCTGGCCGGCTGGCTGCTCCACCTCGACCTGTTCGGCAGCCAGTGGCGATCGATCTTCCTGATCAACGTCCCGTTCGGCGTCGCCGCCCTCGCGCTCGGCCGGCGCGTCCTGCCCCGCCGCGGCGGCGAGGACCCGACCGCCCGCCTCGACCTCACCGGCGTCGGACTGCTCACCGCGGCCTCGGCCCTGCTCATCGTCCCGCTCATCCAGGGACGCGATCTCGGCTGGCCCCCCTGGACGTACGCCATGATGGCCGCCGCCATCGTCCTGCTCGCACTGTTCGTCGTCTCCCAACGCCGCAGCGAGCACCCGGTCATCACACCGTCGCTGTTCCGCAAGCGCAGCTTCGTCGTCGGTCTGCTGATCGTGGCCGGGTTCTACGCGTCACTGAGCGCGTTCGTGCTCGTCATCAACCTGCTCCTGCAGCAGGGCATGCACTGGACGCCCCTGCACACCGGCCTCACGCTGATCCCCTGGGCCCTCGGCACCGCCGTCGCCGTCCTGCTCGCGGGCGCCGTTCTCGCCGAGAAGCTGGGACGCGCCACCCTGCACCTGGGGCTGTCCATCGCCGTCGCCGGTCTGCTGGCCCTGTGGTGGTCCGTCGCCCACTGGGGCGCCGACATCACCTTCTGGAAGCTGGCGCCCGCGCTGCTGCTGACCGGTTTCGGCTCCGGGCTGGTGTTCGTCCCGTTGGTCGATTTCATCATCGGCGATGCCACGGCCGAGGAAGTCGGCACCGGCGCGGGACTGCTCAACGCCGTCCAGCAGTTCGCGGGCGCCATCGGCGTCGCCGCCCTCGGCACGGTGTTCTTCACCCGGGTCGGCCACGCGTCCGTCCATTCCTACCTCGCGGCGGCGGAACTGGTCTTCGGCATCACCGCGGGCCTCGGCTTCCTGACGCTGCTGCTGGTGGGCCTCCTGCCCAAGCACGCGCAGCAGGCCCACGGTTGA
- a CDS encoding alpha/beta fold hydrolase gives MINRRTFSMALGTGATAASLTALTGVPAASAATRRPTPAPTLPSVKGGAHTSFASLKQVKAGVLTMGYAEVGPAHGPVVICLHGWPYDIHSYVDVAPLLAAQGYRVIVPYLRGHGTTRFLSARTVRNAQQSAVALDIVALMDALGIEKAVLAGYDWGSRTADIIAALWPERCKALVSVSGYLVTNLKANLSPLAPAAEYAWWYQYYFATERGKLAMETPADRDQLAELVWKTVSPTWNFDAATFARTAAAFDNPDYAAIVIHNYRWRLSLADGERRYDRYEQQLAAAPTIGVPTITLDPALDPFTAPGDGSMYRDKFTGAYDHRTLAGVGHNVPQEAPTAFAQAVVDVDHF, from the coding sequence ATGATCAACCGACGTACTTTCAGCATGGCTCTGGGCACCGGCGCCACCGCGGCCTCACTGACCGCCCTGACCGGCGTACCGGCCGCCTCCGCCGCGACGAGGCGCCCCACCCCGGCGCCGACCCTGCCTTCGGTCAAGGGCGGGGCCCACACCTCGTTCGCGTCGCTGAAGCAGGTCAAGGCCGGCGTGCTGACCATGGGTTACGCCGAAGTGGGCCCCGCCCACGGCCCGGTGGTCATCTGCCTGCACGGCTGGCCCTACGACATCCACAGCTACGTGGACGTCGCGCCCCTGCTCGCGGCGCAGGGCTACCGCGTGATCGTCCCGTACCTCCGCGGCCACGGCACGACGCGCTTCCTCTCCGCCCGGACCGTCAGGAACGCCCAGCAGTCCGCGGTCGCCCTCGACATCGTCGCGCTGATGGACGCCCTCGGCATCGAGAAGGCCGTCCTCGCCGGATACGACTGGGGATCGAGGACCGCCGACATCATCGCGGCCCTCTGGCCGGAACGCTGCAAGGCACTCGTGTCGGTGAGCGGCTACCTCGTCACCAACCTCAAGGCCAACCTGAGTCCGCTCGCGCCCGCGGCCGAGTACGCCTGGTGGTACCAGTACTACTTCGCCACGGAGCGCGGCAAGCTCGCCATGGAGACCCCGGCCGACCGCGACCAACTGGCCGAGCTGGTCTGGAAGACGGTCTCCCCCACCTGGAACTTCGACGCAGCCACCTTCGCGCGCACGGCCGCCGCCTTCGACAACCCCGACTACGCGGCCATCGTCATCCACAACTACCGCTGGCGGCTCAGCCTCGCCGACGGCGAACGCCGCTACGACCGTTACGAGCAGCAGCTCGCGGCGGCGCCCACCATCGGGGTCCCGACCATCACCCTCGACCCCGCGCTGGACCCATTCACCGCCCCGGGCGACGGCAGCATGTACCGGGACAAGTTCACCGGCGCGTACGACCACCGCACCCTGGCCGGCGTCGGCCACAACGTGCCGCAGGAGGCGCCCACCGCCTTCGCCCAGGCCGTCGTGGACGTGGACCACTTCTGA
- a CDS encoding CGNR zinc finger domain-containing protein, whose translation MNPNHVFVCGNPALDFAATLRARRTVRFEMFATPDRLTAWYLESGIVDAVDVGGQADVDRAATVREAIYQLITARRLGEEYDHEALATLNGAAGEPAAAPRLTPSGRWTKATAPEALSTVARGAVELLSGPDVPLLKECDNPECTRVYIDRSRGMRRQWCGMESCGNKIKAAAYRARKKTTHAAPAH comes from the coding sequence GTGAATCCGAATCATGTCTTCGTATGCGGAAACCCGGCCCTCGACTTCGCCGCGACGCTGCGAGCGCGCCGTACGGTGCGGTTCGAGATGTTCGCGACGCCCGACAGGCTGACCGCCTGGTACCTGGAATCCGGGATCGTCGACGCGGTCGACGTCGGCGGCCAGGCGGACGTCGACCGGGCGGCGACGGTCCGTGAGGCGATCTACCAGTTGATCACCGCCCGCCGCCTCGGCGAGGAGTACGACCACGAGGCACTGGCCACCCTGAACGGGGCCGCGGGCGAGCCCGCGGCGGCACCCCGGCTCACCCCGTCGGGCCGGTGGACGAAGGCGACGGCGCCGGAGGCCCTGTCCACCGTCGCCCGGGGAGCCGTCGAGCTCCTCAGCGGCCCCGACGTCCCGCTCCTCAAGGAGTGCGACAACCCCGAGTGCACCCGTGTCTACATCGACCGTTCGCGGGGCATGCGCCGGCAGTGGTGCGGCATGGAATCCTGTGGCAACAAGATCAAGGCCGCCGCCTACCGCGCCCGCAAGAAGACGACCCACGCCGCGCCCGCGCACTGA